A genomic window from Lycium barbarum isolate Lr01 chromosome 4, ASM1917538v2, whole genome shotgun sequence includes:
- the LOC132638823 gene encoding putative UPF0481 protein At3g02645: MASESITTCNVSEQRWVNETIRTFTSELTVDTETTTCVFQVPKIIAETKPQAYTPQKIGLGPYHHLGPQLLATNRHHKLTIARSCLNDHQVQDFANKVINKLCSVMELIRGYYDKHLDLEGQTLAWILAIDSLYMLHLLNSYGRYQKVNTKQRMFTQDVVMLENQIPSFVLIETQKALDQSYSNLFTRLFYKYCNAHSPLKLTNQNIFRSVNSPHLLAYLHHLIINYRGILEAEYHESDDEDVICQDYCEYYSSVTRIVETTASLGLPGGELLGRHFSFLTSLPWDYIKSLVKKENEEKKPSVDKIEIPSVTQLNKTAKVNFKLTEGGIRDIKFIEEEGEQMFYLPGITLNSDSEVILRNLVAYEAAAAGDQDGSTLEVAEYVDLMCGIVDTPKDVDLLRISGIIKGSLSDEISNFLITQTSFYIEATLKPVIGNLIKNLFYE, translated from the coding sequence ATGGCGTCAGAATCTATCACTACTTGTAATGTTAGCGAGCAACGTTGGGTCAATGAAACAATAAGAACCTTTACATCAGAATTGACAGTAGATACTGAAACCACCACTTGTGTTTTTCAAGTTCCCAAAATCATTGCTGAAACTAAGCCTCAAGCTTATACCCCTCAAAAAATAGGCCTTGGACCATACCATCACTTAGGTCCGCAGTTGTTAGCCACGAATAGGCATCACAAGCTAACGATAGCCAGAAGTTGCCTGAACGACCACCAAGTCCAAGATTTTGCAAACAAAGTTATCAACAAGCTGTGTTCGGTCATGGAACTCATTCGAGGGTACTACGATAAGCACTTGGATCTTGAAGGCCAAACTTTAGCATGGATATTGGCCATTGATTCTCTATACATGCTACACTTACTGAATAGTTATGGACGATATCAAAAAGTCAATACTAAACAAAGAATGTTTACTCAAGATGTTGTGATGCTAGAGAATCAAATCCCATCTTTTGTGCTGATTGAAACCCAAAAGGCTCTCGATCAATCTTATAGCAATTTATTTACGAGGCTGTTCTACAAATACTGTAACGCACATTCTCCCCTCAAACTGACAAACCAGAACATATTCCGTAGCGTCAATAGTCCCCATTTGCTGGCTTATTTGCACCATTTGATCATCAACTACCGTGGGATTCTAGAAGCAGAATATCATGAATCAGATGATGAAGATGTTATATGTCAAGATTATTGCGAATACTACAGCTCCGTTACCCGCATTGTGGAGACTACTGCTAGTCTTGGCCTTCCAGGAGGGGAGCTTTTAGGGAGACATTTTAGTTTCCTGACCAGTTTGCCATGGGATTACATCAAAAGTTTGGTCAAGAAGGAAAACGAGGAAAAGAAGCCTTCAGTAGATAAGATTGAAATCCCATCAGTGACACAACTCAACAAAACCGCTAAAGTAAATTTTAAGCTCACAGAAGGAGGCATCAGGGATATTAAATTTATCGAGGAGGAAGGTGAACAAATGTTTTACCTCCCTGGGATCACCTTAAATTCTGATTCTGAAGTTATATTGAGAAACTTAGTTGCATATGAGGCAGCTGCTGCTGGTGATCAAGATGGAAGTACTCTTGAGGTGGCTGAGTATGTGGATTTGATGTGTGGAATTGTGGACACTCCGAAAGATGTTGATTTACTCAGAATATCAGGGATTATAAAAGGAAGTCTGAGTGATGAGATCAGCAATTTCCTCATCACTCAGACTTCCTTTTATATTGAAGCAACTTTAAAGCCTGTTATAGGAAACTTAATCAAAAATCTGTTCTACGAGTAA
- the LOC132636994 gene encoding V-type proton ATPase subunit H-like, producing the protein MTIENAELTTEQVLRRDIPWETYMTTNLISGTGLQLLRCYDKKAESDKAQLLDDDGPAYVNVFVTILRDISKEETVEYVLALIDEMLAVNPRRARLFHDNSFSNEDTYEPFIRLLWKGNWFIQEKSCKILSLIVSARPKVQNGTDANGDASNSKGKLTTTEDVLKSLVEWLCAQLRNPSYPSHAIPSAINCLAILLKEPVVRSSFVQADGVKLLIPLISPASTQQSIQLLYETCLCVWLLSYYEPGIEYLATSRVVPQLIEVVKGSTKEKVVRVVILTLRNLLSKGTFGAQMVDLDVLQIVQNLKAQAWSDEDLLDALNKLEEGLKENIKKLSSYDKYKQEVLLGNLDWSPMHKDPLFWKENINNFEENGFQILRVLMTILDTSSDARTLAVACYDLSQFIQCHPAGRVIVADLKAKERVMKLLNHETAEVTKNALLCIQRLFLGAKYASFLQA; encoded by the exons ATGACAATTGAGAATGCAGAGCTCACCACAGAGCAG GTTTTGAGGAGGGATATTCCATGGGAGACTTACATGACCACAAATCTGATCAGCGGAACAGGTCTTCAGTTGTTGAGGTGTTATGATAAAAAGGCTGAAAGTGACAAAGCTCAGTTGCTGGATGAT GACGGTCCAGCTTATGTCAATGTATTTGTTACCATTTTACGAGACATCTCCAAGGAAGAGACTGTGGAATATGTTTTAGCTTTAATTGATGAAATGCTTGCAG TAAACCCAAGGAGAGCGAGACTATTCCATGACAACTCTTTTTCCAATGAAGACACTTATGAACCATTCATCAG ATTGCTTTGGAAAGGTAATTGGTTCATACAAGAGAAGAGCTGTAAGATTCTCTCTTTGATAGTGAG TGCCAGGCCCAAAGTTCAGAATGGCACTGATGCAAATGGAGATGCCTCGAATTCAAAGGGGAAACTCACTACCACGGAAGATGTTTTGAAAAGCCTGGTGGAGTGGCTATGCGCACAG CTGAGAAATCCTTCTTATCCTAGTCATGCCATTCCCTCTGCAATCAATTGCCTTGCAATTCTGTTGAAGGAGCCTGTGGTTCGAAGTTCATTTGTTCAAGCTGATGGAGTGAAGCTGCTCATTCCTTTAATTTCACCAGCCTCCACTCAGCAGTCCATTCAA CTTCTCTATGAGACATGTTTATGTGTCTGGCTTCTGTCTTACTATGAACCTGGAATTGAGTACTTGGCTACTTCTAGGGTCGTACCTCAATTGATAGAAGTTGTTAAAGGTTCCACAAAGGAGAAG GTAGTCAGGGTTGTTATCTTGACTCTCAGGAATTTGCTTTCCAAAGGAACATTTGGTGCTCAAATGGTAGACCTGGATGTGCTGCAGATTGTACAGAACTTGAAAGCTCAGGCTTGGAGTGATGAG GACCTATTGGACGCTCTGAATAAGCTTGAAGAAGGATTGAAGGAAAACATCAAAAAATTGAGTTCATACGACAAGTACAAGCAGGAAGTCCTTCTCGGCAATCTTGATTGGTCCCCCATGCATAAAGATCCTCTATTCTGGAAGGAGAATATAAATAATTTTGAGGAAAATGGATTTCAG ATCTTGAGAGTGCTTATGACGATTTTGGATACATCGAGCGATGCAAGGACACTTGCTGTCGCTTGCTATGATTTGTCACAGTTCATTCAGTGCCATCCTGCGGGGCGAGTCATAGTGGCGGACCTCAAAGCTAAGGAACGGGTAATGAAACTATTGAACCACGAAACTGCAGAGGTCACGAAAAACGCCTTGCTTTGCATACAAAGGCTTTTCTTAGGTGCCAAATATGCCAGCTTTTTGCAGGCTTAA
- the LOC132636996 gene encoding uncharacterized protein LOC132636996, which yields MAEIGKAMSRFDVKSLQETLCVQEQLIEKLYNEIDEESEASASAASEALSMILRLQSEKAAEEMEAEQYKRFVQEKMSHAEESLSILQELINQKEMEKFALDYQANAYRYKLLSMGYDDDIEASDIEFLENLDEELKVQSIGRCKSDPNITQKYANMKKRVVDRDENISPQRDLNDINSYCEQIEKLEERVKQIAGANYAKLSSLPASKRSSCNNFLEQFKETLVQHRGNKTDKEAAVSRSASPPPNVLDVFEVPRAIEDKEFVPKEAVKQLVKDETDCHKKYLVPMQHENKSHSKIHSTTNAAETADIRRVKRTTFEIPEVERQSTRKEPDRHEELTLLHDIKKQLNLVPMQHENKSHLEICPTTSSSETAETRRVNRTLEIAEVERQSTRQEFDRHDELMLLHDIKEQLNLVPIQHENKLHGVGEAASPTTSASDTAEIRSVNRTTFEVAEVERQGMRQELDTHEELTLLREIKEQLNLIQSDIKSWKNNKSSPRNEPSVVSLTEVMVCFWL from the exons ATGGCTGAAATTGGCAAGGCAATGTCCCGATTCGACGTTAAATCGTTACAAGAAACGCTTTGTGTTCAAGAACAACTTATAGAGAAGCTTTATAATGAGATAGATGAAGAAAGTGAAGCCTCAGCTAGTGCTGCTAGTGAAGCGTTGTCGATGATTTTACGTCTACAAAGCGAAAAGGCTGCAGAAGAAATGGAAGCAGAACAGTATAAAAGATTTGTACAAGAAAAAATGAGTCATGCTGAAGAATCATTGTCAATTTTACAAGAACTTATTAATCAAAAAGAGATGGAGAAATTTGCATTGGATTATCAAGCCAATGCTTACCGATATAAGCTTCTAAGTATgggctatgatgatgatattgaagCTAGTGATATCGAATTTCTCGAGAATTTAGATGAAGAATTGAAAGTTCAGTCTATTGGGAGGTGTAAATCCGACCCGAATATCACACAGAAATATGCAAACATGAAAAAGCGCGTTGTTGATAGAGACGAAAATATCAGTCCACAACGCGATTTGAATGATATAAATTCATACTGTGAACAGATTGAAAAGTTGGAAGAAAGAGTGAAACAGATTGCTGGTGCTAACTATGCGAAGTTGTCTAGTTTACCAGCTTCTAAAAGAAGCTCTTGTAACAATTTCTTGGAGCAGTTTAAAGAAACACTCGTTCAGCATCGAGGGAATAAAACAGATAAAGAAGCTGCTGTTAGTCGTTCTGCTTCTCCTCCTCCGAATGTTCTTGATGTCTTTGAAGTCCCTCGAGCAATTGAAGACAAAGAATTTGTCCCGAAAGAGGCTGTAAAACAACTTGTTAAAGATGAAACTGATTGCCATAAGAAATATTTAGTACCTATGCAGCATGAGAACAAGTCACATTCGAAAATTCATTCTACAACTAATGCTGCAGAAACAGCAGATATTCGTCGTGTCAAAAGGACAACATTTGAGATACCTGAAGTTGAGAGACAAAGTACAAGGAAAGAACCCGACAGGCACGAAGAGCTAACATTGTTACATGACATTAAGAAGCAACTAAATTTAGTACCTATGCAGCATGAGAACAAGTCACATTTGGAAATTTGTCCTACAACTAGTTCTTCAGAAACAGCAGAGACTCGTCGTGTCAATAGAACGCTTGAGATAGCTGAAGTCGAGAGACAAAGTACGAGGCAAGAATTCGACAGACATGACGAGCTAATGTTGTTACATGATATTAAAGAGCAACTAAATTTAGTACCTATACAGCATGAGAACAAGTTACATGGAGTAGGTGAAGCTGCATCCCCTACAACTAGTGCTTCAGATACAGCAGAGATTCGTAGTGTCAACAGGACGACATTTGAGGTAGCTGAAGTAGAGAGACAAGGTATGAGGCAAGAACTGGACACACACGAAGAGCTAACATTGCTACGTGAAATAAAGGAACAACTAAATTTGATTCAATCTGACATTAAAAGTTGGAAAAATAACAAGTCATCTCCAAGAAATGAGCCATCTGTAGTTTCTCTAACAGAG GTGATGGTTTGCTTTTGGCTCTGA